In Pristiophorus japonicus isolate sPriJap1 unplaced genomic scaffold, sPriJap1.hap1 HAP1_SCAFFOLD_2850, whole genome shotgun sequence, a single window of DNA contains:
- the LOC139247845 gene encoding transcription factor 15-like, with protein sequence MAFTMLRPVAARHFYPDISLHSDDDETKSESDASDQSFDCCGGGSGKRRKVSFPKGTVVVKHRQAANARERDRTHSVNTAFSALRTLIPTEPADRKLSKIETLRLASSYISHLGNILLLGDECADGQPCLATVYSSQSEFEGSQPRSICTFCLSNQRKG encoded by the coding sequence ATGGCTTTCACCATGTTGAGACCTGTCGCCGCTCGCCATTTCTACCCGGACATCAGCTTGCATTCGGACGACGACGAGACCAAGAGCGAAAGTGACGCCTCGGACCAGTCGTTTGACTGCTGCGGCGGGGGCTCGGGCAAGCGGAGGAAGGTGTCTTTCCCCAAAGGCACAGTGGTGGTCAAGCACCGGCAGGCGGCCAACGCCAGGGAGCGGGACAGGACGCACAGTGTCAACACCGCCTTCAGCGCCCTCAGGACTCTCATCCCCACCGAGCCGGCCGACAGGAAGCTCTCGAAAATCGAGACCCTCCGCCTGGCTTCCAGCTACATCTCCCACCTGGGCAACATCCTGCTGCTGGGAGACGAGTGCGCGGATGGTCAGCCGTGCCTGGCCACGGTCTACAGCAGCCAGAGCGAGTTTGAGGGCTCGCAGCCCAGATCCATCTGCACCTTCTGCCTGAGCAACCAGAGGAAAGGG